The nucleotide window AACGACTTATGGATGCATCGGAACAGTTGATGCGTAAAAACGGCAAGATGCTGGAAGTGTCCAAAAAGGCAGCGAATCGCCCGGCATTATCACATAATGATATTGACCGGTTTAAACAAACCCAATTGCAACTGCTGCACGATATTGAAGATACATTACGCGTGCATGTACAGACAGACGAAAAGCGCCATGAAATCGAGCATACGATACTGGAACAGAAATAAAAAAGGTGTGAGAAAAGCCGTTATGACTTTTCGCACACCTTTTATTTTCTAAGCGAAGTATTCTTTGTAGAATCCGCCAACTTCACCTGTGTTGTCGATTACAAAGATGAATTCTTCTGTTTCGTTTTTTACTTCATATTCCTTGCCTACCGTTAATACGTTTGATACTAAATATTTCGATGCATCTGTATGTACACACTTAACTGTGCGAATTGTCGGTGCATCTTTCCAATTTAAATG belongs to Solibacillus sp. FSL W7-1436 and includes:
- a CDS encoding DUF6501 family protein; this encodes MLHLNWKDAPTIRTVKCVHTDASKYLVSNVLTVGKEYEVKNETEEFIFVIDNTGEVGGFYKEYFA